In one Bacillus sp. PK3_68 genomic region, the following are encoded:
- the yhaM gene encoding 3'-5' exoribonuclease YhaM: protein MQGITHYEAGQSVESYLLIKSVTKSIAVNGNPYLTLILQDKSGDIEAKLWDAKEETEKQYQPQTIVKVKGEIQNYRGRMQLKIRQIRPANPQDGKQVSEFIETAPLSQKDMADMITQFIFEMENPHIQRITRFLLNKYHTEFLEYPAATKNHHEFVSGLAYHVVCMLKLAKSIADLYPSLNRDLLYAGVILHDLGKVIELSGPVSTVYTIEGNLLGHITIMVNEIGKAAEELGIEGEEVTVLKHVVLSHHGKAEWGSPKPPMVKEAEILHYIDNLDAKMNMLDRALERTKPGEFSERVFALDNRAFYKPHFSS, encoded by the coding sequence TTGCAAGGGATTACCCATTATGAAGCAGGGCAAAGCGTAGAGAGTTATTTATTAATTAAATCAGTAACGAAGAGTATAGCGGTAAATGGAAATCCCTATTTAACGCTTATCTTGCAGGATAAAAGCGGTGATATTGAAGCGAAGCTCTGGGATGCGAAGGAAGAGACAGAAAAACAATATCAGCCCCAAACGATTGTCAAAGTAAAGGGAGAAATTCAAAATTACCGTGGTCGAATGCAGTTGAAAATTCGACAAATTCGACCAGCCAACCCGCAGGATGGAAAGCAGGTTAGTGAATTTATTGAAACAGCTCCGCTCAGCCAAAAGGATATGGCAGATATGATCACTCAGTTTATTTTTGAGATGGAAAATCCTCATATCCAGCGTATTACCCGTTTTTTATTAAATAAATACCATACAGAATTTTTGGAGTACCCAGCAGCAACGAAGAATCATCATGAATTTGTTTCGGGTCTAGCTTATCATGTCGTGTGCATGCTTAAGCTGGCAAAATCTATTGCTGACCTGTATCCTTCTCTGAACCGCGACTTGTTGTACGCTGGTGTTATTTTGCATGATCTGGGAAAAGTAATTGAGCTATCAGGTCCGGTTTCGACTGTTTACACCATAGAGGGGAACTTGCTCGGCCATATTACGATCATGGTAAATGAAATTGGCAAAGCGGCGGAAGAACTCGGGATCGAAGGGGAAGAGGTTACTGTTCTAAAACATGTTGTACTTTCTCATCACGGCAAAGCAGAGTGGGGAAGCCCGAAGCCGCCAATGGTTAAAGAGGCCGAAATTCTTCACTATATTGATAATCTTGATGCGAAAATGAATATGCTAGACCGTGCATTGGAGCGCACAAAGCCGGGAGAATTTTCCGAGCGCGTATTTGCTCTTGATAACCGGGCCTTTTATAAGCCGCATTTTTCTTCTTAA
- a CDS encoding ABC transporter ATP-binding protein: MLILENVTKKFNDFTAVDDLSLQIPERELFGFLGANGAGKTTTFRMILGILQANKGMIQWNGQPINYKASPLIGYLPEERGLYPKMKVKDQIIYLARLRGMDKKEAAAEADHWLERFHVPDYAGKKVEELSKGNQQKIQFISSVVHKPQLLILDEPFSGLDPVNVELLKEAVVDLKENGTTIVFSSHRMEHVEELCENLCMMHRGRPVVHGRLREIKRSFSKKNVAVQADFDLEFLKDLPGVLRAKRTAEGMLLQIAKEETSQHIFSALQGKGFVTKFELEEPSLNDIFIEKAGASYE; the protein is encoded by the coding sequence ATGCTTATTCTAGAAAACGTAACCAAAAAGTTTAATGACTTCACCGCAGTCGACGATTTGTCTTTGCAAATTCCAGAGAGAGAGCTATTTGGCTTTCTGGGTGCCAATGGAGCGGGAAAAACAACCACTTTTCGCATGATTTTAGGGATCTTACAGGCGAACAAAGGAATGATTCAGTGGAATGGACAACCAATTAATTATAAAGCGAGTCCTCTTATAGGCTATTTACCTGAAGAAAGAGGGCTTTATCCAAAGATGAAAGTGAAAGATCAAATTATCTACTTGGCCCGTCTTCGCGGAATGGATAAAAAAGAAGCTGCAGCTGAGGCGGACCATTGGTTGGAACGCTTTCATGTCCCGGATTATGCAGGAAAGAAAGTGGAGGAGCTATCAAAAGGGAACCAGCAGAAAATCCAGTTTATTTCCTCTGTTGTTCATAAGCCGCAGCTGCTTATTCTTGATGAACCGTTCAGCGGTCTCGATCCCGTCAATGTTGAATTATTGAAGGAGGCCGTGGTGGATTTAAAAGAAAACGGAACGACAATCGTATTCTCAAGCCATCGAATGGAACATGTGGAAGAGCTTTGTGAGAATTTATGTATGATGCATCGCGGACGTCCGGTTGTTCATGGCAGGCTTCGTGAAATTAAGCGTTCATTCAGCAAAAAAAATGTAGCTGTTCAAGCAGATTTTGATCTTGAATTTTTAAAGGATCTACCCGGAGTCCTGCGGGCAAAAAGAACAGCGGAAGGCATGCTGCTGCAAATCGCAAAAGAAGAGACGTCTCAGCACATCTTCTCCGCTTTGCAAGGAAAAGGGTTTGTCACCAAGTTTGAGCTGGAAGAGCCATCACTTAACGACATTTTTATTGAAAAGGCGGGGGCTTCCTATGAATAA
- a CDS encoding ABC transporter permease translates to MNNFWMILSQSYINKFKTKAFIVTTLLVAVVIIAAANMEQIFSYFDDDNKETKIAVIDKTGTMYEPFKEQLAAVADHLTVIQTDQTENQLKKEVGEGTYKGYLLLERTGDGLPTATYKAENIANSQITSGIRQALQSLKTMEVAGRLQLTSEQIQLWNAPASFDTIALAKGAKSEEELIQAQILVYALLFFIYFSVIMYANMIASEVAIEKSSRVMEILISSVSPVKQMFAKILGIGLLGLTQLVIWFAVAYITISNQPEGSLIGSLGLKSISVSMIMYAVLLFILGYFLYATIAALLGSLVSRLEDVQQMMTPLTLLIMVGFFISMYGLSNPESPLITVTSYVPFFTPMILFVRISLLSIPVWEVALGFGILIAAILVFGVIGARIYKGGVLMYGKSNSLKDMKKAIELSRDN, encoded by the coding sequence ATGAATAATTTTTGGATGATACTTTCACAGTCTTACATAAATAAATTTAAGACAAAGGCATTTATCGTGACGACGCTGCTTGTGGCGGTGGTCATTATTGCTGCAGCTAACATGGAGCAGATTTTCTCCTATTTTGATGATGATAATAAGGAAACGAAAATTGCGGTTATTGATAAAACAGGAACGATGTATGAGCCGTTTAAGGAGCAGCTTGCAGCCGTAGCAGATCATTTAACCGTTATACAAACAGACCAAACAGAGAATCAATTAAAGAAGGAAGTTGGAGAAGGAACATATAAGGGGTATCTATTGTTAGAGAGGACAGGAGATGGGCTGCCAACAGCTACATACAAAGCAGAAAATATAGCTAATAGTCAAATTACTTCTGGCATTAGGCAAGCGTTGCAATCTCTAAAAACAATGGAAGTAGCGGGCAGGTTGCAATTAACAAGTGAGCAGATACAATTATGGAATGCACCGGCTTCGTTTGATACGATTGCTCTAGCAAAAGGCGCCAAATCAGAAGAAGAGTTAATTCAGGCACAGATTCTGGTATATGCTCTCTTATTTTTCATTTATTTCTCTGTTATTATGTATGCCAACATGATCGCTTCTGAAGTAGCGATTGAAAAGTCTTCCAGAGTAATGGAAATTTTGATTTCGAGTGTATCGCCGGTCAAGCAGATGTTTGCCAAAATACTAGGCATCGGTCTTCTCGGCCTTACTCAATTAGTTATTTGGTTTGCTGTTGCTTATATAACAATATCTAATCAGCCTGAAGGATCACTTATCGGCTCACTCGGACTAAAATCTATTTCTGTTTCTATGATTATGTATGCGGTTCTCTTATTCATTCTTGGCTACTTTTTGTATGCGACCATAGCTGCATTGCTTGGATCGCTCGTTAGTCGACTTGAAGACGTTCAGCAGATGATGACACCGCTAACTCTGCTTATAATGGTCGGCTTCTTTATTTCCATGTACGGTCTCAGCAATCCGGAGTCTCCATTAATTACAGTTACTTCTTATGTGCCGTTTTTTACACCGATGATTTTGTTTGTCCGCATTAGCTTGCTTAGTATTCCTGTATGGGAAGTAGCACTCGGCTTCGGTATTTTAATCGCGGCTATTCTTGTTTTTGGTGTCATCGGTGCCCGTATTTACAAAGGCGGCGTTTTAATGTATGGAAAGTCCAACTCGTTAAAGGATATGAAAAAAGCAATAGAGCTTTCAAGAGATAACTGA
- a CDS encoding YhzD family protein, giving the protein MVYKLTVFEKNGEKLLDQSFEAQNDEEAKERGQQLLQQHAYEDYTHRCTSPFGKLVLFHV; this is encoded by the coding sequence ATGGTTTATAAATTAACGGTCTTTGAAAAAAATGGGGAAAAGTTACTCGACCAATCGTTTGAGGCCCAGAACGATGAAGAAGCAAAAGAACGAGGGCAACAGCTGCTTCAACAGCATGCGTATGAAGACTATACCCACCGCTGCACCTCACCGTTTGGCAAGCTCGTTTTATTTCATGTGTAA
- a CDS encoding DUF3267 domain-containing protein, with protein sequence MLAIYPLHKLIHLLPILHYWRQMKCQCKITCFCMPIISINIKQPVPKKTFMVSLLLPFFTVNPALLVCGVMFPHYIHYFTMLAAFHTGMCAIDLLYLKAMAASPKYAVIEEHDRGYEILIPQ encoded by the coding sequence TTGTTAGCCATTTATCCGCTTCATAAACTTATTCATCTTCTGCCGATTTTGCACTATTGGCGGCAAATGAAATGCCAATGCAAAATCACTTGTTTTTGTATGCCAATTATTTCGATTAACATAAAGCAGCCTGTTCCTAAAAAAACATTTATGGTGAGCCTTTTGCTCCCCTTCTTTACAGTTAATCCAGCTCTGCTCGTTTGTGGAGTAATGTTTCCTCATTATATTCACTATTTTACTATGCTTGCTGCTTTCCACACAGGCATGTGTGCAATTGATTTGCTTTATTTAAAAGCGATGGCTGCTTCGCCAAAATATGCAGTCATTGAAGAACACGACAGAGGGTATGAAATCCTTATCCCTCAATAA
- a CDS encoding sporulation YhaL family protein: MIIPLWIYAVVAGILFSAFMTIKTSRADKKVDQEFIEQEGQVYIQRMEKERELKAKN; the protein is encoded by the coding sequence ATGATTATTCCATTATGGATTTATGCAGTAGTAGCAGGGATTTTGTTCAGCGCATTTATGACGATTAAGACATCAAGGGCAGACAAAAAAGTAGATCAGGAATTTATTGAACAAGAAGGACAAGTTTATATACAAAGAATGGAGAAAGAGCGGGAACTAAAAGCTAAAAATTAA